DNA from Triticum aestivum cultivar Chinese Spring chromosome 7D, IWGSC CS RefSeq v2.1, whole genome shotgun sequence:
TATTTCTATGGATGTTTATCacttttaaaatacatgattaacatttttgtaGTAAATtatttgatgtctactttttcaaTAGACATTGTATATTTTTTCACATACATCTGAAAAATTAACTTTAGACACATTTAACTTTTTCCAAATACATGATTTGTCTTTCAAATAACTATTTTCAATGAGTACTGTTTCATACACATTTTACATCTTTCGTAGACAACTAAAGCAATTTTTTGATGCAAGGTAACTATTTTCAATTAGTACTTCCTTTCATACACATTGTATGTTTTTCTATATACATCTGGAATATTATTTGGCCACATGTTTTACAATTTTTATAAAATATGGTCATTTTTTCCAAATACATTTCTTATGTCTACTTTTTCAGTAGATATTCTACttttttggtatacatttgaaaacatatttttatacacatttataATTTTTCAATTACGTGATTTTCTAAATAACTATTTTTGATATGtaatttttcatacacattgtaaaaAAAAGTATGCATCTAAAACATTATTTTTATGCACATTTAGCATCTCCAAATACATGTGTTTGAATTAAATTTTTGAATACGCAttaaaatatttttcaaatacacattgaacCTTTTTTTTATCATGATATGATTTTTTTTACAAATAAACTGCTCCCACTTGTTGGTCGTTGGGGGACGCTTGCTGGCTTGTGCGGAAGCGGGATCATGAGCGATGCTCCGTTAGCTATCGGGTTAAGCGACATATAGTCATTCTCTATGATGCAGAATGACACAATTACAATGCTCAGAAGAGTTGAGCTTGAACAGTGGGCGTCCTCCGGTTTGATGAGTAACACTGCCATCAGGCTGGAACAAGTTAAACGCCGATGTTGGGTTCGATGAGGAGGCNNNNNNNNNNNNNNNNNNNNNNNNNNNNNNNNNNNNNNNNNNNNNNNNNNNNNNNNNNNNNNNNNNNNNNNNNNNNNNNNNNNNNNNNNNNNNNNNNNNNNNNNNNNNNNNNNNNNNNNNNNNNNNNNNNNNNNNNNNNNNNNNNNNNNNNNNNNNNNNNNNNNNNNNNNNNNNNNNNNNNNNNNNNNNNNNNNNNNNNNNNNNNNNNNNNNNNNNNNNNNNNNNNNNNNNNNNNNNNNNNCCATCTCATATTTTCTTCTTGCTGATACCTGCACACATGTAATAGCCCTCTCGAAGCTGAGCTTGTTGCTGTATGGATGCACCACACTACCATATGCATGAAGCTCCAAAACCTTTTTGTCGTCAAGAATGATTCTGGTTGCCAAAGCGATCATGCAAACTGAAGTCGAATCGTCGACTCCTACATTTGTTGGTAAGATCAAGCGACTCCTCCAATTAGATCATCAACATTTTATCTCGACGATGCGTCACTTGAGCAACAATGTGGCTCATTGCCTCGCTTGCATAGGATATCGTAACATGAGAACCGTTGTGTGGTTGAGTTCAGAGCAGAACGAGTGCAATTCCCATTGTTAAGCAATCAAGTTCTCGTTTCCCCCACGAAAATGTTTCTTTTAGTTTTAAAAAAACTTTGTAGCTTGGTTATGGGCGAAATCACTAGTTAGGGGTATCCCTTGCTAAGGTCACCCCTACCTTTTCAGCACTGACGAGTGGCACATTGCCTGTGCACCACTTATTGCAACCCGAGTATTTCTTTAGTAGATTCAttttttcaaaatattttatctcatAAACCATGCGCTTAAATCACGAACTGTCTTCACAGTTAGATTTCTCAAATCAAGATCTTTGACACTATATTCCATTTTAATAGATTACGACAAACACATTTTTTCACAAAAAACCGaagacaaaacaaaacaaaaaccaaaagacatatctggtaaaaaatgaaaactGAAAGTACCGGCAACAAAAAGGAATAATGAAAATAAAACCGAAGCACGAAACCTCGGTGgcattatttttttgttttttttccttttttgagaaGCACAAATTTTTTTCCATTCTCGAGGAAGCAAATTTGTGCTTCTCTTGGAAGAACAAATTTTTTTTTGAGGAGCACAACGCGGAAAAAAGTCCATGGTTGCACGAGAGGCAAATTTATGCTTTCTCGTGAAAGCATAGATTTTTTCCCCTTTTTCAGGAAGCAAATTtatgcttctcgcggaagcaaatatgtgctCTCGCTGAAGCATAAAAAATATTCCCTTTCCAAAAAGCATAGCTGTGCTTTGGTAAAAAACACTCCAATATCTAGGGATAactagaaaaaaaaatgaaaagacaaaaaaaaattaaaaccatCTAAAACCCATAAAAATACGTACAGAAAAATAAGAAACCAAAAATAGAATAAGAGCCCGACACGCAAGGGGTAACCATTTTGGGCCAGGGACTGAGGCACACGAACTGGGCCGGAGAGCGGGTCGACGGAGGGACGGAGGGAGTGAGGGGCGAGGCAGACGACTTGGCCGCCGGCGAGGGTTAGGGATAGGACGATGCCCGGCCAAGCCCCCACCTCGCTCGCCGGGGCCGCCATGAAGTGGAACCTCCGGCCGGGCGCCCAGCGGCGACGACGAGgtaagccagccagccagccatgaTTTATCCTTGTATAACCCACGGGCCACAACTAATCTGATCGAGAATTTGCACTCAGTAAATCTGAAGCGAATTTCTTGTTACTAGTATTACTGATGGTAGCTACCTGTGACAGATTCCAAATAAACTTACCTTTGACACATTTGGAATCCCTGAATACAGTACATGTTTTTCTGCCGCTCCTTGTCAATAACTGACCTCTGACAAACGATAATTTCAACATGCTCGTAGACCCCTGCACCTGCGACcctgtcttttattttctttgatgTTCTGTTTTTGAGTTTTCCATTTGGTCAGTCAACTCATGTTGGGCTCATAGATAGATCTTTGACTTAATCATAACTGATAGCCTGGAAATGATTTCCCATTATTGGTTGCATAATAGGAATCCTGATGTCGAGCCTGCGCTTGCACAGATGGTAGGGTTTGACGCCATCATCACCGAGACAAATGATGTGGCTCCGTTTGCTGAAGAAAGAGCTTGGATGGATTATGGCTGTTGCTTGTCTCAAGCTGCTGTAGGCTACTGGAACCATGCTGCTGCCAAGCAGCTGGAGTTCGTCTCGTTGACGACACCCTTCACCTTGTGTGAAGTAGATTGGCGCCAACAATCGTCACCGTATCAGTGCCACCGACCTGTGACAATGCCTGCCNNNNNNNNNNNNNNNNNNNNNNNNNNNNNNNNNNNNNNNNNNNNNNNNNNNNNNNNNNNNNNNNNNNNNNNNNNNNNNNNNNNNNNNNNNNNNNNNNNNNNNNNNNNNNNNNNNNNNNNNNNNNNNNNNNNNNNNNNNNNNNNNNNNNNNNNNNNNNNNNNNNNNNNNNNNNNNNNNNNNNNNNNNNNNNNNNNNNNNNNNNNNNNTTATTTTTCTGTTCTTCCATTAATTATAATTAGTATATATATCATATTTGACGATGGATTAATTTAGAGATGCGTTCATGTCATTTCAAAAATAAAGTGCGGAAAAATATTTATACTCTTCCCAATTATTGCTCTCAAGTTGCCAGCAACCATACCTTGGATCAGCTAGCTGTAAACTGTCCAGTCAAGATTATGAAGCAAGATCACATTGTGTTTGTGTTATTGCAAATCGACGTTGACTTTCGGTATCTCAAAAGTAACAACATTTTGGTCTCATATTTCTACCATTTCTTCTCAAAGTAATTTGCTTTTAGATTCTGTATTTATATAGCTTAATTAGTTTATTGCTCATGCATACTTTTCTGAATATAGCCTTATTTACTTAACAGTGTGTATTTCAGTAATCCTTGTAAGCCTCCATTGCTACTGCTCCTCATGATCAATATAGCTCAATTATCCACTATTTGTGCATATGTTGCCAACCTTCAGAATATCTAAATCTTGTCCTAGAAAACAAACAAAAGGAGAGCCACATGGGTACGCTTTCCCAGTCTTGAAGCTATTCCCCTGTGACTCTGTATCACATCACTGTGTGCATGCCACAGTACGGATTGCACCTTTAACGCATCACTTTTAATGCAGAGGTACATGAATATCCAAGTGATTGAATGCGCATGCCCGAAAAACAATTGAGCTTCAGCCACCACGAGAAGACTGGCATTGACTTGAGATGGCTTGCcttccctgctctctctctctctccaagacATTAAACTATTTTGATCATCTCATATCCTGAAGTGCACAAAATTTTGAGTCCATAGTCCATCTAAACTGAGATTTCCACCATACTTGCTATCGCAGGTGCTTGGCTTCTGGAATGATCGAAAAAAGAGGGAGCAATAGACGAAAGAGTTTAAGTACAGAGAGGTGGACAAGAATATAGCTGTTCCTTTGGATTAATGCTTGCTCTGTCAAAGCATTTCTTTTAATCTCTGTGAGCATATATAGCTTAGTTTGCTGGTGGTGGGCTTGCTACTATACTGCTCAGGCATTTCTGAATATATCCTTATTATTGTTATTACTTAACAGTGGGTGTTTCACAAACTGTATGTGCATGTGCTTAAAATTCTAAACATGCTGCCATCCATGTTAATTTTTTTGACTCGTCATCCATGTTATTTTCAAACCTTCAGAATTACTAAACCTTCTCCTAGAGAATACCTTGTTAAAAACAAGAGAACAAAACAAAAGGAGAGACACATTATGGACTCTGAAGCAAGCAGGCAGAACCTTGGTATGTCCAACGGTTTTATGGCTCTGCTGCCGGGCAGAACTCTGCTTGGTTGCACTTGCACATGCGTAGGCAGTAGGCTGTTGAAGGCTTCAAGGCATTGGCTCTGTGCCTCTGTATCACTGTGTGCATGCCGTGCCACAGTATGGAGACCTATGTCATCAGAGTGATGCGATGTGCATGCCGGAAAAATAATTGAGCTTCAGCCACCACGAGAAGACTTGCATTGACTTGGCTTGGAGCTTCagctggctgcctcccctcttgaGATGGCGTCAACAGGACTAGCTTGCATTCTCTGCTCTCACCAAGCCATGACTCTGCTTTGGTGATTTCAGATCCTGAAGCAACCCCACAAGGAGGAGGTCACCACAGGTCCAGATCTACATCGATTAAAGGTCAGGTTCGTTGCCCTTGAtttttttttttattatttttttgctcCTGGGTAGCTAGGTGGATGCAGAAATGAGCAGTTTTCCTTACCATCACAAgccaggtatggtggctgttctttggatttgatgggtacctcaagttgaagatcgAAGCCAGCTACTCTACTTGTCATCAACAACAAGCCTAGCACACTCTCAGCCACACCCATGACTCCATGATGGGTCAGGATCTCCATGGTTAAGCTTCAATGACAACCTCAACAGCCCCAAGTCATTAGGTCTAATTTTTTTGTGAGGATCCATGAGATTATTCTGATGGTTTCAGATTCGCAAATGCACTAGGAGGTCGCCAACATGGATCAGATCTAAGCCATTTCGAGGCAGGTGTGTCGTCATTCCTAATTTTCTCGCTCTCTTAGGTTGTAGTAAGAACAATATATCTCCCTTGGTGCAAGCAGAAAAAACACTTGCTGTAACTTTTGAAGTTAGCACGCCTAGTATATATACTTTGTGACTAATGCATCATCATTTATTCCAGCACCAGTAAGCAGGATAAAGATTTCTCTTGGAAGGACAAGCTTCTTAATTTGTGACGACTTCAAGGTCTGGCGAGCGGGAAGGTATGTTCAGGTTTTAGTTGCCGTCCATCATTTCCCTTGGATTCACAAATAATCTGGAATTAATCTGTAGCATAGTTGTTCATAGCGCTCATTACTGGTGACATATTTAGCATTTAGCACATGATGGGTATATGCTCTTGCAAATCAACATTCTTGTTTCTTTTAACCTGGTGTTATCTGTTAATTAGGAACTATAGTTTGGATTACAATCACACAAAACTTCAGCCAACACACAAGTTGCAACTCCTGCCATAACAGCCTTGTTTGCTTTATAATGAAGCCGATCACGAAAATATTTTTCTCTTGGCACACCAAGGCGTTGACTACCAAACTGCAGTCACTCTGCACAACCACAGGGGTATTATAGATTATATTTATGCACCTATTCTAGACATGCCAGAGCCTCGACTTCCTCTGCACTTACGCATCTGTTAACTGAATCCAAGCAGAAAAAGGTGCAGTTTTCTGAACCCAAGTTACACCTTGCTAAAAAAGGCGCAGTTTTCTGAACCAAATTCCACCTAATTAAAGTCGTTTTAGTAACAGCAATAATTTATCGGTTTCTCCTAATGACCTCTATGCATTACAGCTTTGTTTTATCATTCATTTTCTTGATTGGAATGAATCTGTCTTGCAGCTAACTCAACAACTCTACCTATTTGTTTCTCGATGCATCTGGAGATACTATTAGATAGAGGTTTAGAAAATATGGAACCAAGTAACCTGGAACTGGCACATTAGCCATCTCTCTTAAAGTAAAATATTCATATCAATGAGCTGGCAGCTATGTCAGATTAGTCCTTCTTTGTCATACTTGGTTTAAATGTCAACATTTGATGCATTTTAACCTGAGATGTTCTTATGCAGAAGCGGAGCATGCATGGTCAGTTCTTTGGTCTGACTTGTTCTTGACACTTAACAGCATTAAGTTTGCTGCGGCTGACTATACGACAGTCCTAAGTGATTTAAAATTCTCGTGGACCTGCTTGTCATAAGTACTGTTTTCATTGATTATGTGGGTTAGAGTTAGAGAAGTTAACAATACGAAATAAGAGCCTAGGAGTTtactattttgattttttttgttttgcttattTCACTTTTCAATTGTGGTTGTAGAGTTTGAAGTGTTTGCTACTAGCAGAATACACTAaatgtttaattaatgcatcactTCATTTTGCAGTGGTCATTCTGATAAAACTGAGGAGAGTATAGAACTGCACCATCACCCAACAGTGGGACATTAGCAATTCTCAAAGTAATGGCGGAGATTGTGATTTTTCTAGCCATTAAAAAGATcggaattgccttggcaaagggaGCGGCAGACCAGGCTAGCGTGCAGTTTGCGAAGTATGGCACACAACTACTAGAGCTGCAGAGCACCATGGGCCGTCTTGCTAGTGAGCTTCGTGTAATTCATGATGTTCTCTGTCAAATGGACATTCGAAACCGCAACAATCAAGTATATGAGGGTTGGTTGGAAGAGGTACAGAAAGTAGCACATGTAATGGATGAGTACTTGTATCTAGTTGGTCAAGAACATGATATAGGTTGTTGCTTTTTCCTGAAGAAAGGGGTTAAAAAGCCAAGATCTCTGCTTTCCTTCAACCGGTTAGCTCTCAAGGTGAAGGAAACAGAGAAACACCTCACCCACCTGTCAGAGATAAAAAACCGATGGGTTACCCTGATAAATAATGGGGATACTAACAGCTCAAATTACATTGTCAAGAGATCCCAAGATCTAGCAAATATTTCACGCTCCCTAGATGAAGAAGATCTAGTGGGGGTGGATGAAAACAGAGGAAAACTCGAGCAGTGGTTGGCAGGTGATGATTTCGAATGCTCTGTGATAGCTCTGCTCGGAATGGGAGGTCTTGGTAAAACTGCTTTAGCTGCAAATGTTTACAAGAAGGAGAGGGATAAATTCCAATGTCACGCTTGGGTCTCCATCTCTCAAACTTATTCTAGAGAACATGTCTTGAGGATTATAATCAAGGAAGTTTGTAAAGATAATGCTAGTGTGTTATCTAGCACTGTGGCTATGGACATTGTGTGCCTTGAAGAGACACTGACAAAATTTCTGGAGCAACGAAAGTATTTGATCATATTGGATGATATTTGGACTCTGGAAGCATTTGATGATTTGTCCAGGATGCTTACTCATAATGGTAAGGGCAGTAGGTTGATCATCACAACAAGAGAAGGCGCTGTTGCTGCACATGCCTCTCGAGGACATACCATAACAATGGAAGCTTTACCCGAAGACAAGGCATGGGATCTATTTTGTAAGAAAGCCTTTCCAAGAGAAACAAATCATGAATGTCATGCAGAGTTGAAGCCTTTGTCCGAAGAAATAGTTAGCAAGTGCAAAGGCTTGCCTCTTGCTGTTGTGTCCGTTGGTAGcctcttgtgtgtgtgtgagaaaaCCATGGAAGAATGGAGAAGAGTAAATAACCAACTGAGTTGGGAGATAAATAATAATTCGAGGCTTGGCCACATAAGGAATGTTTTGCATCTGAGCTTCATCTACCTTCCAACACACTTGAAAAGTTGTTTCCTATACTGCAGCTTATTTCCAGAAGACTATCTTTTTACAAGGAAAAAGCTTTTACGGTTATTGACAGCAGAGGGATTCGTTAAGGAGAGGGGTAGAAACACATTAGAGGAAGTTGCAGAAGGCTATTTAAAGGAGTTGATTGACAGAAATATGCTACAACTTGTTGAGAGGAACTCATTTGGTaggatgaagaaattcaaaatgcaCGATATCTTGCGTGAGTTGGCAGTGGAGTTGTGCCAGAAGAACTGTTTTGGTGTTGCTTATGGTGGTGAACGCAAGGGCACTCTTGAGATGGATGGACGCCGATTAGTACTCCACAAACTAATGAAGGATAATCCTGAGCCAGTTTATGGTATACACCAACTTCGTACTGTCATTACACTAGACAATAGCATGCCATCATTCACTCTACTACCTCTGCTATGTAAGGAGTCAAGATATCTGACGGTGTTAGAATTAAGTGGTCTACCCATCGAGAAGGTTCCAGATGCTATTGGAGATCTTTTTAATCTCCGCCATTTGGGTTTGCGCCATTCAAAAGTGAAGATGCTCCCAAAGTCTGTAGAGAAGCTTTCTAATTTGTTGACACTGGACCTTTGTGGATCTGACATACATGAGCTGCCTAGTGGGGTTGTGAAACTGAAGAAGCTCAGACACTTGTTTGCTGAGAGAGTAATTGATGCAGAAGGGAGAGATTTTGAATGTCGGAGTGGCATGTGTATCCCCAAAGGTCTTGGAAATCTAAAAAACCTACAGACTCTTCAAGCATTGGAAATACAGGATGAGTCTGCTAGACATTTAGGTGAGCTGAGGCAAATGAGAAGCTTGAGGTTATTGAATGTGAAGGAAATCTACTGTAGACGCATCGGTGAGTCTCTAATTCAGATGAGGTATCTGTCCAACCTAGATGTGAATTCAAGTGATGAGAACGAGGTTCTCTTGCTGAATGCCCGCCTGCCAAGCCTGCAAAGGCTACGTCTGAGAGGACGACTAGCAGAAGGGGCGTTGGACGAGTCTCCTCTCTTCCAAGCT
Protein-coding regions in this window:
- the LOC123164817 gene encoding disease resistance protein RPM1 isoform X2; this translates as MAEIVIFLAIKKIGIALAKGAADQASVQFAKYGTQLLELQSTMGRLASELRVIHDVLCQMDIRNRNNQVYEGWLEEVQKVAHVMDEYLYLVGQEHDIGCCFFLKKGVKKPRSLLSFNRLALKVKETEKHLTHLSEIKNRWVTLINNGDTNSSNYIVKRSQDLANISRSLDEEDLVGVDENRGKLEQWLAGDDFECSVIALLGMGGLGKTALAANVYKKERDKFQCHAWVSISQTYSREHVLRIIIKEVCKDNASVLSSTVAMDIVCLEETLTKFLEQRKYLIILDDIWTLEAFDDLSRMLTHNGKGSRLIITTREGAVAAHASRGHTITMEALPEDKAWDLFCKKAFPRETNHECHAELKPLSEEIVSKCKGLPLAVVSVGSLLCVCEKTMEEWRRVNNQLSWEINNNSRLGHIRNVLHLSFIYLPTHLKSCFLYCSLFPEDYLFTRKKLLRLLTAEGFVKERGRNTLEEVAEGYLKELIDRNMLQLVERNSFGRMKKFKMHDILRELAVELCQKNCFGVAYGGERKGTLEMDGRRLVLHKLMKDNPEPVYGIHQLRTVITLDNSMPSFTLLPLLCKESRYLTVLELSGLPIEKVPDAIGDLFNLRHLGLRHSKVKMLPKSVEKLSNLLTLDLCGSDIHELPSGVVKLKKLRHLFAERVIDAEGRDFECRSGMCIPKGLGNLKNLQTLQALEIQDESARHLGELRQPRCEFK
- the LOC123164817 gene encoding disease resistance protein RPM1 isoform X1, whose protein sequence is MAEIVIFLAIKKIGIALAKGAADQASVQFAKYGTQLLELQSTMGRLASELRVIHDVLCQMDIRNRNNQVYEGWLEEVQKVAHVMDEYLYLVGQEHDIGCCFFLKKGVKKPRSLLSFNRLALKVKETEKHLTHLSEIKNRWVTLINNGDTNSSNYIVKRSQDLANISRSLDEEDLVGVDENRGKLEQWLAGDDFECSVIALLGMGGLGKTALAANVYKKERDKFQCHAWVSISQTYSREHVLRIIIKEVCKDNASVLSSTVAMDIVCLEETLTKFLEQRKYLIILDDIWTLEAFDDLSRMLTHNGKGSRLIITTREGAVAAHASRGHTITMEALPEDKAWDLFCKKAFPRETNHECHAELKPLSEEIVSKCKGLPLAVVSVGSLLCVCEKTMEEWRRVNNQLSWEINNNSRLGHIRNVLHLSFIYLPTHLKSCFLYCSLFPEDYLFTRKKLLRLLTAEGFVKERGRNTLEEVAEGYLKELIDRNMLQLVERNSFGRMKKFKMHDILRELAVELCQKNCFGVAYGGERKGTLEMDGRRLVLHKLMKDNPEPVYGIHQLRTVITLDNSMPSFTLLPLLCKESRYLTVLELSGLPIEKVPDAIGDLFNLRHLGLRHSKVKMLPKSVEKLSNLLTLDLCGSDIHELPSGVVKLKKLRHLFAERVIDAEGRDFECRSGMCIPKGLGNLKNLQTLQALEIQDESARHLGELRQMRSLRLLNVKEIYCRRIGESLIQMRYLSNLDVNSSDENEVLLLNARLPSLQRLRLRGRLAEGALDESPLFQADGGQKLYSLVLSWS